A single genomic interval of Candidatus Korarchaeum sp. harbors:
- a CDS encoding TldD/PmbA family protein, translating to MYLEKALSKGLELGAEFVELREERSLSTIIRVVDGVIRELSSGDELRISVRTLYNGGWGFSVAGSEEELDDALKESFKLAKLSSKWSSKFEADWPSFKGSYEVLGKEPAWEVPLERKISILIDQHKIASSIRGVKNTNIHLLDSLRETRVMNSLGTDTRQRISRVRISSYIFAHESGVTEAAFESEGGLGGIEIIEGADVAERAAKRAVEALSAVPAPPGKHRAILDPKLAGVFIHEAFGHAAEGDAVLNNESILTDMMGKRVGAPSVSVVDDPTIEGLYGSYKYDDEGTEARRKYIVKGGILSGYLTNLEVSKKLGVEPTGNARSMDFGNPPEVRMSNTFIEPGDWSFEEMLSEIKEGIYAIGSLYGYTDPAKGQFMFKAEGGWLIERGELKRRLREVAITGMTLEVLHDIEAIGKELSYDPGSCGKKNQFVPVTTGSPHIMVRSIVFGGR from the coding sequence ATGTACTTGGAGAAGGCTCTGAGCAAGGGGCTCGAATTAGGAGCTGAATTCGTTGAGCTGAGGGAGGAGCGTTCATTGAGCACTATAATAAGGGTAGTTGATGGGGTCATAAGGGAGCTCAGCTCGGGGGACGAGTTGAGGATAAGTGTGAGGACTCTTTACAATGGAGGGTGGGGCTTCAGCGTCGCTGGATCTGAAGAGGAGCTAGATGATGCACTGAAAGAATCCTTCAAGCTCGCTAAACTCTCCTCTAAGTGGTCCTCGAAGTTCGAAGCAGATTGGCCATCCTTCAAGGGGAGTTACGAAGTCCTGGGGAAGGAACCAGCATGGGAGGTCCCATTGGAGAGGAAGATAAGCATTTTAATAGATCAGCATAAGATCGCTAGCTCTATAAGAGGTGTGAAGAATACTAACATCCACTTATTAGATTCTTTGAGGGAAACGAGGGTCATGAATTCCCTGGGGACGGACACTAGGCAGAGGATATCGAGGGTGAGGATCTCCTCCTACATATTCGCCCACGAGTCCGGGGTCACTGAAGCCGCTTTCGAATCCGAGGGGGGATTGGGTGGAATTGAGATAATAGAGGGAGCTGATGTAGCTGAGAGAGCTGCTAAGAGGGCTGTAGAAGCCCTATCCGCAGTACCGGCGCCTCCAGGGAAGCACAGAGCTATCCTGGATCCTAAGTTAGCTGGTGTATTCATACACGAGGCATTCGGTCACGCTGCTGAGGGGGATGCAGTGCTCAACAATGAGAGCATACTCACAGATATGATGGGAAAGCGGGTGGGCGCGCCCTCCGTTAGCGTAGTAGATGACCCCACTATAGAGGGGCTCTACGGGAGCTATAAGTACGATGACGAGGGGACCGAGGCCAGGAGGAAGTACATAGTGAAGGGAGGCATCCTCTCGGGATATCTGACGAACCTAGAGGTATCTAAGAAGCTGGGGGTTGAGCCCACGGGTAATGCGAGGTCAATGGATTTCGGAAACCCGCCTGAAGTCAGGATGTCCAATACTTTCATAGAACCTGGGGACTGGAGCTTCGAGGAGATGTTATCTGAGATTAAGGAGGGGATTTACGCTATAGGGTCCCTCTATGGATATACAGATCCCGCTAAGGGCCAGTTCATGTTCAAAGCTGAGGGGGGTTGGTTGATAGAGAGGGGGGAACTCAAGAGGAGGCTGAGGGAAGTGGCTATCACTGGTATGACCCTGGAGGTCCTGCACGATATCGAAGCTATCGGGAAGGAGCTCTCCTATGACCCAGGGAGCTGCGGGAAGAAGAATCAATTCGTGCCTGTGACCACTGGCTCCCCTCACATAATGGTGAGGAGTATCGTATTCGGAGGGAGGTGA